A window of the Dermatophagoides farinae isolate YC_2012a chromosome 2, ASM2471394v1, whole genome shotgun sequence genome harbors these coding sequences:
- the LOC124498724 gene encoding uncharacterized protein LOC124498724 — MDWIATNHYWLSIVMFNSFFIWFSTNFIPLSVIFLLLKPIYHHHHHHRHHHQNIYGWQKIHIKFLIPLMLSNHLFLITNVIHAESIVDIDTTIYNDLNQESIENNNENSDSNSRSSSPDSSSGHNNDDEQRTSSSSASESLTSTTANDFGIHDDEQILQTIHAISEGKYCTASMNTATGISAIGTFPSSIASSSSSHSMVSAMAIVNVSKKIDDDNSDQKIKNQKLNRKKLRSNQQRKRTTEQYQHHHHHHHHIHKSMIQLNQNNSTSSSTTMIQQWLNEMNKLESIYSRFHHQQINLLLLHEKQHYIRHSLTNNEQFRRVEKCIDLLARILGDYEPFLDRFQLLNQTIMQTPLIESKISSLSIAWNDESSSTSSSFDDIKLQFFQCNETMPTLNNNNNNSSSSRKKCHVISVLESMQVISKWFSSKLLQKLKEKRIFHHQNKNDSTEWSNLFYDCHHNRWFITYHSLILQAIYDNDDDDDDGGGIDNLTTNKTNANDNYDIDYKYWFRVRGIISADIDVTDTDINQCGEEFIDETKTTTTTTTTSSAAINEPKEWRTTLNLYGTHKCHNENSECIFISGLGMYRGGYQCRCKIGFHSTVTNLGPKFNGTLMERSYQDKQDGKSPAYDYMFKCEHCQPGCDQCQDNSPCLSSYNYAFRISLLTITILCIIFTFILALNIYRYRRLKVIKVASPIFLCITLLGCASMYIETIMIFPVMNTTTCVLTKWTRNFGFCLTYSSLLLKTWRVSLTYRVKSAHKIKLTDKQLLQWLFPILLVMVIYLGAWTISDTPKPNYIVDWNNLKFKQCDYSWWDHSLTIGEFLFLLWGIKVCYNVRNAQSLFDEAKYITWAIYNITIVNMVVILIHIFILPDSGPDIKYFFGFLRTQLSTTTTVILIFGPKFYRVIKGEGDLWNPRARCMMADTFAFNNGIGLAHEETTDLYQENDDLKREIQKLAAQLELMKLCQMEFRNRHLNNHLKFSRIQQQQSQSD; from the exons ATGGATTGGATTGCCACCAATCATTATTGGCTATCCATTGTGAtgtttaattcttttttcatctggttttcaacaaattttattccattATCTGTGATTTTTCTATTGCTCAAAcctatttatcatcatcatcatcatcatcgtcatcatcatcaaaatatttatggatggcaaaaaattcatatcaaatttttaattccATTAATGTtatcaaatcatttatttttaataacCAATGTTATTCATGCTGAATCTATTGTTGATATCGATACAACAATTTACAATGATTTAAATCAAGAATCaatagaaaataataatgaaaattctgattcaaattctcgatcatcatcaccagattcatcatctggccacaacaatgatgatgaacaacgtacatcatcatcatcagcatcagaATCATTAACATCAACGACTGCCAATGATTTTGGCATTCACGATGATGAA cAAATTCTACAAACAATTCATGCCATTAGTGAGGGAAAATATTGTACGGCTTCTATGAATACTGCCACTGGAATTTCCGCTATAGGAACATTTCCGTCCTCCAttgcttcatcatcatcatcacattctATGGTTTCTGCTATGGCCATTGTTAatgtttcgaaaaaaatcgatgatgataatagtgatcaaaagattaaaaatcaaaaattgaataggaaaaaattaCGTTCGAATCAGCAAAGAAAACGAACAACGGAACAatatcagcatcatcatcatcatcatcatcatattcataaatcgatgattcaattgaatcaaaataattcaacctcatcatcaacaacaatgatacaACAATGgctcaatgaaatgaacaaattagaatcaatatattcaagatttcatcatcaacaaattaatttattacttttacatgaaaaacaacattatATACGTCATTCATTGActaataatgaacaatttaGACGTGTAGAAAAATGTATTGATCTTTTAGCAAGAATTTTGGGCGATTATGAACCATTTTTGGATCGTTTTCAGCTTTTAAATCAAACCATTATGCAGACaccattgattgaatcgaaaatttcTAG TCTTTCAATAGCAtggaatgatgaatcatcatccacatcatcatcgttcgaCGATAttaaattacaattttttcaatgcaaCGAAACAATGCCAacattaaacaacaacaacaacaacagcagcagcagccgcaAAAAATGTCATGTTATTTCAGTGCTCGAATCAATGCAAGTGATATCGAAATGGTTTTCATCTAAACTattacaaaaattaaaagagAAAcgtatttttcatcatcaaaataaaaatgattcaacagAATGGTCAAATCTTTTCtatgattgtcatcataatcgttgGTTTATTacatatcattcattgatattaCAAGCcatttatgataatgatgatgatgatgatgatggtggtggtattgataatttaacaacaaataaaacgaatgcgaatgataattatgatattgattataaatattGGTTTCGTGTTCGTGGCATTATAAGTGCCGATATTGATGTAACTGACACTGATATTAATCAATGTGGTGaagaatttattgatgaaacaaaaacaacaacaacaacaacaacaacatcgtcGGCAGCCATTAATGAACCAAAAGAATGGCGAACAACATTGAATCTATATGGAACACATAAATGtcataatgaaaatagtgag tgtatttttatttctggtcTTGGAATGTATCGTGGTGGTTATCAATGTCGATGTAAAATTGG GTTTCATTCGACCGTCACAAATTTAGGTCCCAAATTCAATGGTACATTAATGGAACGTTCTTATCAGGATAAACAGGATGGAAAaag TCCGGCATATGATTATATGTTTAAATGTGAACATTGTCAACCTGGTTGTGATCAATGTCAAGATAATTCAccatgtttatcatcatataattatGCATTTCGTATATCATTAttgacaataacaatattaTGTATAATATTTACATTTATATTGGCTTTAAATATATATCGTTATAGACGTTTAAAAGTCATTAAGGTTGCATCACCAATATTTCTTTGTATTACATTACTTGGATGTGCTAGTATGTATATTGAG actatAATGATATTTCCTGTGATGAACACTACTACTTGTGTACTGACAAAATGGACTAGAAATTTTGGTTTCTGTCTtacatattcatcattattattgaaaacatGGCGTGTATCATTAACATATCGTGTGAAATCGGCacataaaattaaattaacaGATAAACAGCTATTACAATGGTTATTTCCCATATTATTAGTGATGGTCATCTATTTGGGTGCATGGACCATTTCGGATACACCAAAACCAAACTATATAGTTGATTggaataatttaaaattcaaacaatgtGATTATAGCTGGTGGGATCATAGTCTCACTATTG gtgaatttttatttctgctTTGGGGTATAAAAGTTTGCTATAATGTCCGTAATGctcaatcattatttgatgaagCCAAATATATTACTTGGgccatatataatataaccATTGTAAACATGGTCGTAATTCTTATCCA TATATTTATTCTACCAGATTCTGGTCCTgatataaaatattttttcggttttctACGCACACAACTGAGTACAACTACAACGgttatattgatttttggtCCAAAATTTTATCGTGTCATCAAAGGTGAAGGTGATCTATGGAATCCACGTGCACGTTGTATGATGGCCGATACATTTGCATTCAATAATGGTATTGGTTTAGCACATGAAGAAACCACCGATCTTTATCaggaaaatgatgatcttaAACGTGAAATACAAAAACTTGCAGCACAATTAGAATTAATGAAACTATGTCAAATGGAATTCCGTAATCGTCATCtaaataatcatttgaaattttcacgtattcaacaacaacaatcacaatcagATTAA
- the LOC124493860 gene encoding uncharacterized protein LOC124493860 — protein MLICYITIYLWIINLGSNPVHVADANLLLVATSLFEKLRAKTSKLSHQWLSDHQKRTNYNHRQSKSLTTIPMPIFSDQAIFGPPIIPPIGIPVFEPIHDENRQLQQQQQQQQQIQNDLQMSESSTESTPILSTYQTTLNGLPTTSSSNHLFQLTIPLYIPEDFPTTLLFNSNTDTSNIGTTDSSSSSSSISSSTIYEPFVPLETFDNNPIITAESSFHSPNIQYIPSSSSSTPFEQIGTRLILLDQLLREAIQARQRQQQNNKYKTLATNTKQTSNHHFILNSPKEIFETSENRNQKQLHRPFWLDLVEPRLRNNIPSYQPSYPLYWNDLNIKSKIPSDQLIKNNPKLKDKEKTATTTTTTTTTMATTKANWPYNSRYEPEPIVNNDDDDDEEIDLDEDNDDNDDGDHLKLSETKIKNNTKSNANTAIIGRQIEPGFFNFSDWRPPMLDKTMNNMDDETKQQQQQREARTMDFIPLTDVQQPSSSHLNPIRIINKNDDEKQEKNEKDFIENMLPMEHRKVENKIQYDNGNDSSATDMKQEGKNEYYADKGHFKHGWKNVYHKEEWGEANKYHDIWRYKDWKNRYYNQKEHDENESGKTTSMETTNNNENDDNDDDD, from the exons atgctAATCTGTTATAtaacaatttatttatgg ATAATAAATCTTGGCAGCAATCCTGTACATGTTGCCGATGCAAATCTATTATTGGTTgcaacatcattatttgaaaaattacgtgcaaaaacatcaaaattatcacatCAATGGCTTTCGGATCATCAAAAACGTACCAATTATAATCATAGACAATCCAAATCATTGACAACAATACCGATGccaattttttctgatcaGGCTATTTTCGGTCCACCGATTATTCCACCAATTGGTATTCCAGTATTTGAACCgattcatgatgaaaatcgacaactacagcagcagcagcaacaacaacaacaaattcaaaatgatctTCAAATGTCCGAATCATCCACAGAATCGACACCAATTTTATCCACTTATCAAACAACGTTAAATGGATTgccaacaacatcatcatcaaatcatttatttcaattgacAATACCTTTGTATATTCCCGAAGATTTTCCAACaactttattattcaatagtAATACGGATACATCAAATATTGGTACAACAGATAGTAgcagcagtagtagtagtatcAGTAGTAGTACAATATATGAACCATTTGTACCACTTGAaacatttgataataatccaaTAATAACGGCCGAATCAAGTTTTCATTCAccaaatattcaatatataccatcatcatcatcatcaacgccATTTGAACAAATCGGCACAAGACTTATTCTTCTTGATCAATTATTGCGTGAAGCTATTCAAGCtagacaacgacaacagcaaaataataaatacaaaaCTTTGGCAAccaatacaaaacaaacatcaaatcatcattttatattaaattctccaaaagaaatttttgaaacttCTGAAAATCGTAACCAAAAACAATTGCATAGGCCATTCTGGCTGGATCTTGTTGAACCACGTCTACGGAATAATATTCCATCATATCAACCATCATATCCATTATATTGGAATGATTTAAACATTAAATCCAAAATACCATCTGatcaattgataaaaaataatccTAAATTaaaagataaagaaaaaacagcgacgacgacgacaacgacgacgacgacgatggcGACAACAAAAGCTAATTGGCCATATAATTCACGTTATGAACCTGAACCAAttgtaaataatgatgatgatgatgacgaggaaattgatttggatgaagataacgatgataatgatgatggtgatcatctGAAATTGTCGGAAACcaagataaaaaataatacaaaaTCCAATGCCAATACGGCAATTATTGGAAGACAAATTGAGCCtggtttttttaatttttccgATTGGAGACCTCCAATGTTGgacaaaacaatgaataatatgGACGATgaaaccaaacaacaacaacaacaacgagaaGCAAGAACAATGGATTTTATACCATTGACCGATGTTCAACAGCCAAGTTCTAGCCATTTGAATCCAAtacgaataataaataaaaatgatgatgaaaaacaagaaaaaaatgaaaaagatttcaTCGAGAATATGTTGCCAATGGAACATCGTAAAGTGGAGAATAAAATCCAATACGACAATGGTAATGATTCATCAGCAACGGATATGAAACaagaaggaaaaaatgaatattatgCTGATAAAGGACATTTTAAACATGGCTGGAAAAATGTATATCATAAAGAAGAATGGGGCGAAGCGAATAAATATCATGATATCTGGAG GTATAAAGATTGGAAAAATCGTTATTACAATCAAAAAGAAcacgatgaaaatgaatcaggAAAAACTACATCCAtggaaacaacaaataacaacgaaaatgacgacaatgatgatgatgattag